The Hyphomicrobiales bacterium genome has a window encoding:
- a CDS encoding Dihydrofolate synthase, translated as MGSSDTLLARFMALHPKLIDLSLGRILTLLERLGDPQKRLPPVIHVAGTNGKGSTIAFMRAILEAAGLSVHVYISPHLVRFHERIRLGAPGGGRFVDEDKLVDALERCEAINAGDPITFFEMTTAAGLLLFAEHPADVLLLEVGLGGRFDATNVIAHPACTVVTPVSLDHSEYLGDTVTKIAGEKAGIFKRGAPAVIAPQEPEPTAVLEAAAERTGAAKILIGAQDFNVHEAGGRLVYEDQDGLLDLPLPRLAGRHQHINAGTAIAALRAAGYGGLPARAFEAGMRNADWPARLQRLARGRLAEIVPDGAELWLDGGHNPDGGRVLAQAMADLADRNPAPLVMIAGLLSTKDAGATLGHFKGLAQALYAVPIQNSLAARPAEEVAEAARGAGLAAEVSGSVEQALRTIAARGWPAPPRILICGSLYLAGEVLSANGTPPT; from the coding sequence ATGGGGTCTTCGGACACGCTGCTCGCGCGCTTCATGGCGCTGCACCCCAAGCTGATCGACCTCTCGCTCGGCCGCATCCTCACCTTGCTGGAACGGCTGGGCGACCCGCAGAAGCGCCTGCCGCCGGTGATCCATGTCGCTGGCACCAACGGCAAGGGCTCGACCATCGCCTTCATGCGGGCGATCCTCGAAGCCGCCGGCCTTTCCGTCCATGTCTACATCTCGCCGCATCTGGTGCGCTTCCATGAGCGCATCCGGCTGGGCGCTCCCGGCGGCGGGCGTTTCGTCGACGAGGACAAGCTGGTCGACGCGCTGGAGCGCTGCGAGGCGATCAATGCCGGCGATCCCATCACCTTCTTCGAGATGACGACCGCCGCCGGCCTCCTGCTCTTCGCGGAGCATCCGGCAGACGTGCTGCTGCTGGAGGTCGGGCTCGGGGGGCGCTTCGACGCGACCAACGTCATCGCCCACCCCGCTTGCACGGTGGTGACGCCGGTCTCGCTCGACCATTCCGAATATCTCGGCGACACCGTGACCAAGATCGCGGGCGAGAAGGCCGGCATCTTCAAGCGCGGCGCCCCGGCCGTGATCGCGCCGCAGGAACCGGAGCCGACCGCCGTGCTGGAAGCGGCGGCCGAGCGGACCGGCGCCGCCAAGATCCTGATCGGCGCGCAGGACTTCAACGTCCACGAGGCGGGCGGCCGGCTCGTCTATGAGGACCAGGACGGCCTGCTCGACCTGCCGCTGCCGCGCCTCGCCGGACGCCACCAGCACATCAATGCCGGGACCGCGATCGCGGCGCTGCGTGCCGCCGGCTATGGCGGCCTGCCGGCGCGCGCCTTCGAGGCGGGCATGCGCAACGCCGACTGGCCGGCGCGGCTCCAGCGACTGGCGCGCGGGCGCCTCGCCGAGATCGTGCCCGATGGCGCCGAACTCTGGCTCGATGGCGGCCACAACCCCGATGGCGGGCGCGTTCTGGCCCAGGCCATGGCCGATCTCGCCGACCGCAACCCGGCGCCGCTGGTGATGATCGCCGGCCTGCTCTCGACTAAGGATGCCGGCGCCACGCTCGGCCATTTCAAGGGGCTGGCGCAGGCGCTCTATGCCGTGCCGATCCAGAACTCGCTGGCCGCCCGGCCGGCCGAGGAGGTCGCCGAAGCGGCCCGCGGCGCCGGCCTCGCAGCCGAGGTCTCGGGCTCCGTCGAACAGGCGCTCAGGACCATCGCCGCGCGGGGCTGGCCGGCGCCGCCACGCATCCTGATCTGCGGCTCGCTCTATCTGGCGGGAGAGGTTCTCTCCGCCAACGGCACGCCGCCGACCTGA
- a CDS encoding conserved hypothetical protein (Evidence 4 : Unknown function but conserved in other organisms), producing the protein MTLLGANMKGERFSGLWRRFRAASDGVAAVEAALALPVMAIAYVGMVNVAQMVMINRKVTQLTLALSDLTARLPSVPTAEVTNIFNAAETILLPYDSDKSKMVIASVVIGADRIGRVCWANSYPDTKLAPARGATVSLPDSIRVANTSVIMARASYEFTPVIGSAVFKQMTLGDDPIYTRPRNGKADGDNSIEQIVRTDVKGCPKFT; encoded by the coding sequence ATGACGTTGCTCGGAGCGAACATGAAAGGCGAACGCTTCTCCGGCCTCTGGCGCCGGTTCCGCGCTGCGAGCGACGGCGTGGCCGCGGTCGAGGCCGCGTTAGCGCTCCCCGTCATGGCGATTGCCTATGTCGGGATGGTCAATGTCGCGCAGATGGTCATGATCAACCGCAAGGTCACACAATTGACCCTGGCCTTGAGCGATCTGACGGCGCGCCTCCCCTCGGTGCCAACGGCGGAGGTTACGAATATCTTCAATGCAGCCGAGACGATCCTGCTGCCCTATGACAGCGACAAGTCCAAGATGGTCATCGCGAGCGTCGTCATCGGGGCTGATCGTATCGGGCGCGTCTGTTGGGCAAACAGTTATCCGGACACGAAATTGGCGCCGGCGCGCGGTGCTACGGTCAGTCTGCCGGACAGCATCCGCGTCGCCAACACCTCGGTGATCATGGCGCGCGCGAGCTATGAGTTCACGCCCGTGATTGGAAGTGCGGTCTTCAAGCAAATGACGCTTGGCGACGATCCGATTTATACGCGTCCGCGCAATGGCAAAGCCGATGGCGATAACAGCATCGAACAGATCGTGCGGACCGACGTGAAGGGTTGTCCCAAGTTTACCTGA
- a CDS encoding putative secretin RcpA/CpaC, associated with Flp pilus assembly (Evidence 3 : Putative function from multiple computational evidences), producing MSIRHVSERRRSFVPLAMAAFLWTAPLQGGPAHAAPQDSEAVLVLVDHAKVVRLPERVQTVIVGNPAIADVSVQRNGVMVVTGKSFGVTNLIALDATGTLLAESLVRVSAASDAVLTVQRGMERESYSCTPVCQPSVQLGDAQKYFGEVGAQATSRNSLATGGGIGGSK from the coding sequence ATGTCGATCCGCCATGTTTCCGAAAGGCGCCGTTCGTTCGTGCCCTTGGCGATGGCTGCATTTCTTTGGACCGCTCCCCTTCAGGGCGGTCCGGCTCATGCTGCACCGCAGGACAGCGAGGCCGTCCTCGTGCTGGTCGATCACGCCAAGGTCGTCCGTCTGCCGGAACGGGTGCAGACGGTGATCGTCGGCAACCCTGCGATTGCAGACGTGTCGGTTCAGCGCAACGGCGTCATGGTGGTCACGGGGAAAAGCTTTGGCGTGACCAACTTGATCGCTCTCGATGCGACCGGAACGCTTCTGGCTGAATCGCTCGTGCGCGTGAGCGCGGCCTCGGATGCGGTGCTGACGGTTCAGCGTGGCATGGAGCGCGAGAGCTATTCCTGCACGCCGGTCTGCCAGCCCTCCGTGCAACTCGGTGACGCGCAGAAATACTTCGGCGAGGTCGGAGCGCAGGCGACGAGTCGGAACTCGCTTGCGACGGGAGGCGGTATCGGCGGTTCCAAATAA
- a CDS encoding Type IV prepilin peptidase TadV/CpaA codes for MSPSLIIMLGIFPFVMAYAAASDLVSMKISNRLCLSLVGTFAVCAVLAGLSLHDIAWHVAAGLLVLVGAFGLFAAGWIGGGDAKLAAATALWFGFDQLMPYLLLSSFGGGLLTLLILQLRAHPLPAPVASWAWARRLHAPKEGVPYGIALAFAALLILPETAIWHAALGI; via the coding sequence ATGTCACCTTCGCTGATCATCATGCTCGGTATCTTCCCCTTCGTCATGGCCTACGCCGCGGCGAGCGACCTGGTCTCGATGAAGATCTCGAACCGTCTTTGCCTGTCCCTCGTGGGGACCTTCGCGGTCTGCGCGGTGCTGGCAGGTCTCAGCCTCCACGATATCGCCTGGCATGTTGCCGCCGGTTTGCTCGTCCTGGTCGGCGCGTTCGGCCTCTTCGCCGCGGGCTGGATCGGGGGAGGCGACGCCAAGCTCGCGGCAGCGACGGCTCTCTGGTTCGGCTTCGATCAGCTCATGCCCTACCTTCTTCTCTCCAGCTTTGGTGGCGGGCTTTTGACGCTGTTGATCCTCCAGCTGCGGGCGCACCCGCTGCCAGCCCCCGTCGCGAGCTGGGCCTGGGCTCGGCGTCTTCATGCCCCGAAAGAGGGCGTGCCCTACGGCATCGCACTGGCCTTCGCCGCTCTTCTTATCCTGCCGGAGACGGCAATCTGGCACGCCGCTCTCGGCATCTGA
- a CDS encoding Flp pilus assembly protein, pilin Flp: MTNVFARFVKDESGATAIEYGLIAALIAVVCIATWRTIGTDLNIQFGKVSDGLK; encoded by the coding sequence ATGACCAACGTTTTCGCTCGCTTCGTCAAGGACGAGTCCGGCGCCACCGCCATCGAATACGGCCTGATCGCCGCCCTGATCGCCGTCGTCTGCATCGCCACCTGGCGGACGATCGGCACCGATCTGAACATCCAGTTCGGCAAGGTTTCGGACGGCCTGAAGTAA
- a CDS encoding conserved exported hypothetical protein (Evidence 4 : Unknown function but conserved in other organisms), with the protein MPVPGLTVLAATLLCGLLGGCVSSGGTASPNEAGAERVASGKPTFLQQTYMTMDRRCRPVKRPTGVLTEPPRHGKVRMATKTAKAEYGPGEYRHCDGKPGPSLAFEYTSRPGYRGPDQFGVRVRYSDGEIRQAQFKVEVD; encoded by the coding sequence ATGCCCGTTCCCGGACTGACCGTCCTCGCCGCGACATTGCTCTGCGGCCTGCTCGGCGGCTGCGTCAGTTCCGGTGGCACGGCCTCGCCGAACGAGGCCGGTGCCGAGCGCGTCGCCTCGGGCAAGCCGACCTTCCTGCAGCAGACCTACATGACGATGGACAGGCGCTGCCGGCCGGTGAAACGCCCGACCGGCGTCCTGACCGAGCCGCCGCGGCACGGCAAGGTCCGGATGGCGACGAAGACCGCCAAAGCCGAATACGGGCCGGGCGAGTATCGGCACTGCGACGGCAAGCCCGGACCGTCGCTCGCCTTCGAATACACCTCGCGCCCCGGCTATCGCGGGCCGGATCAGTTCGGCGTGCGCGTGCGCTATAGCGACGGCGAGATCCGCCAGGCGCAGTTCAAGGTCGAGGTCGATTGA
- a CDS encoding hypothetical protein (Evidence 5 : Unknown function) has protein sequence MMNQALKSLAAAFCHISERNFEEECGPDPTPKSASQKADFPVTDHINSLFTEKFLVFFDLDFESWGLNIDK, from the coding sequence ATGATGAATCAAGCCCTAAAATCGCTTGCCGCAGCGTTCTGCCATATCTCCGAGCGGAATTTCGAAGAGGAATGCGGTCCCGATCCAACGCCCAAATCCGCCTCACAGAAAGCTGATTTCCCAGTCACCGATCATATAAATTCCTTATTTACCGAGAAATTCCTTGTTTTCTTCGATTTAGATTTCGAATCTTGGGGTCTAAATATCGATAAATGA
- a CDS encoding Flp pilus assembly protein RcpC/CpaB yields MSPARIIILAIALAAGLGAALLVQRKPETAAAPAAKIEAAPTVPVLVATSDIPLGNTVSANDLRWLDWPLASVPGGVIRKDEAPEAEKEIIGQVARYALLGAEPIRREKLIRTDGTGFLSAVLPSGMRAVAISTDSRGASTAGGFILPNDRIDVVHTARTDSNSGEGPASETILRNIRVLAIGQNVQERNGEKVVVGETATLEVDPRQVEILIQSQKSGSLSLALRSLKDAGESAAPGTQADGAMTLVRYGVTSKSAKP; encoded by the coding sequence ATGAGTCCCGCACGCATCATCATTCTCGCGATTGCGCTGGCGGCAGGCCTGGGCGCTGCGCTGCTTGTTCAAAGAAAGCCCGAGACGGCAGCCGCACCGGCTGCCAAAATCGAAGCGGCCCCAACGGTACCCGTCCTTGTCGCAACGAGCGACATACCGCTCGGCAACACCGTCTCGGCCAACGACCTGCGCTGGCTCGACTGGCCGCTGGCGAGCGTGCCCGGCGGCGTCATCCGCAAGGATGAGGCGCCGGAAGCCGAGAAAGAAATCATCGGCCAGGTCGCGCGCTACGCCCTGCTCGGCGCAGAACCGATCCGGCGCGAGAAATTGATCCGGACCGACGGAACCGGCTTCCTGTCCGCCGTGCTGCCCTCGGGCATGCGTGCCGTCGCGATCAGCACCGACAGCCGCGGCGCGAGCACCGCCGGTGGCTTCATTCTTCCCAACGATCGTATCGACGTCGTCCACACCGCCCGCACCGACAGCAATTCCGGCGAAGGCCCGGCCAGTGAGACCATCCTGCGCAATATCCGCGTCCTCGCCATCGGCCAGAACGTGCAGGAGCGGAACGGCGAAAAGGTCGTCGTCGGAGAGACGGCAACTCTCGAAGTCGATCCCCGGCAGGTCGAGATCCTGATCCAGAGCCAGAAGAGCGGGTCGCTTTCACTGGCCCTGCGCAGCCTGAAGGACGCGGGCGAAAGCGCCGCACCCGGGACCCAGGCCGATGGGGCCATGACCCTGGTGCGCTACGGCGTCACCTCGAAGAGCGCCAAGCCATGA
- a CDS encoding Diketogulonate reductase-like aldo/keto reductase, whose translation MKRSFGITGPAVSAIGQGSWYSEQGDRREAIAAFRRGLDLGLDHIDTAEMYGDGRSEALIGEAIAGRRDEVFLVSKVLPHNASRQGVRAACERSLKHLKTDRLDCYLLHWRGPHPLSETFAAFEALKQEGKILSWGVSNFDEDDLDEALAAAGAAKIACNQVLYHLRERAIEHAVIPWCERHGVAVTAYSPFGHDDFPASGNAPGKVLAEIAATHGATARQVALAFLTRRPSVFAIPKAGKVAHVEDNAGASQLALTGDEIARIDAAFPRGRKPQALPMI comes from the coding sequence ATGAAGCGCAGCTTCGGAATCACCGGGCCAGCCGTTTCGGCGATCGGCCAGGGCAGCTGGTACAGCGAGCAGGGCGACCGGCGCGAGGCGATCGCGGCTTTCCGGCGCGGGCTCGATCTCGGGCTCGACCATATCGACACGGCCGAGATGTATGGCGACGGCCGCTCGGAGGCGCTGATCGGCGAGGCCATCGCAGGCCGGCGCGACGAGGTCTTCCTGGTGTCCAAGGTGCTGCCGCACAACGCTTCGCGGCAGGGCGTGCGCGCCGCCTGCGAACGCTCGCTGAAACATCTCAAGACCGACCGGCTCGACTGCTACCTGCTGCACTGGCGCGGCCCGCATCCGTTGAGCGAGACCTTCGCCGCTTTCGAAGCCCTGAAGCAGGAAGGCAAGATCCTGTCCTGGGGCGTCAGCAATTTCGACGAGGACGATCTCGACGAGGCGCTCGCCGCTGCCGGGGCAGCCAAGATCGCCTGCAACCAGGTGCTCTATCATCTGCGCGAACGCGCCATCGAGCATGCGGTGATCCCGTGGTGCGAACGGCACGGCGTCGCCGTCACCGCCTACAGCCCCTTCGGCCATGACGATTTCCCGGCCTCCGGCAACGCGCCGGGCAAGGTGCTGGCCGAGATTGCCGCGACGCATGGCGCGACAGCACGGCAGGTCGCCCTCGCCTTCCTGACCCGCCGCCCGTCCGTCTTCGCGATCCCGAAGGCGGGCAAGGTCGCCCATGTCGAGGACAATGCCGGGGCGTCGCAGCTTGCCCTGACCGGGGATGAGATCGCCCGCATCGACGCGGCCTTCCCGCGCGGGCGCAAGCCGCAGGCGTTGCCGATGATTTGA
- a CDS encoding L,D-transpeptidase, producing MRRVIGILAVLFLSVLGAAQAQAGVDVRVDIAAQRMKVSTSDGDVYDWKISSGRKGFRSPNGVYRPTRLEKSWYSRKYGGAMPHAVFFRGGYAIHGTTAVGALGRPASHGCIRLHPANAAKLFALVKKYGSGQTRIALNGAATDNLSRFAKASSSAKAKLAKAAPSKQQIAKAKQRYQDGAIAQQRPGNGWEAARGQILLRPALPASAYGYQPYGPSGYGYGWR from the coding sequence ATGCGTCGCGTTATCGGCATCCTGGCCGTCCTGTTCCTGTCTGTGCTCGGCGCCGCGCAGGCGCAGGCCGGTGTCGATGTCAGGGTCGACATCGCCGCCCAGCGCATGAAGGTCTCCACCAGCGACGGCGACGTCTACGATTGGAAGATCTCGTCCGGCCGCAAGGGCTTCCGCTCGCCCAACGGCGTCTACCGGCCGACCCGGCTGGAGAAGAGCTGGTATTCGCGCAAATATGGCGGCGCGATGCCCCATGCGGTGTTCTTCCGCGGCGGCTACGCCATCCATGGCACGACCGCCGTCGGGGCACTCGGCCGCCCGGCCTCGCATGGCTGCATCCGACTGCACCCCGCCAATGCCGCCAAGCTCTTCGCCCTGGTCAAGAAATACGGCTCGGGCCAGACCCGGATCGCTCTGAACGGCGCCGCCACCGACAATCTCTCGCGCTTCGCCAAAGCGTCCTCGTCCGCAAAGGCCAAGCTCGCCAAGGCCGCGCCATCCAAGCAGCAGATCGCCAAGGCCAAGCAGCGCTATCAGGACGGCGCGATCGCGCAGCAGCGCCCAGGCAATGGCTGGGAAGCGGCGCGCGGCCAGATCCTGCTGCGGCCCGCCTTGCCGGCCAGCGCCTATGGCTACCAGCCCTACGGCCCGAGCGGCTACGGCTATGGCTGGCGCTAA
- a CDS encoding 2-dehydro-3-deoxygalactonokinase codes for MPKPLIALDWGTTRARAFLISETGEVLQRRIADQGIQSIPAGGYPAAFEALAGDFRRAAPDAAIVLAGMVGSRNGWIEAPYVACPASPAEIAAASIRAELDSSTTATILPGLSNDDGAFDVMRGEETLIVGLGLSEGIACLPGTHSKWAEIKGGRITGFASFMTGEVYGLLRNGSILGRLAEEPSDDDARDGAARGRAAARRPGGVLNTAFAARTEILAGRMRGGEVGPYLSALLVGQEIAGAEALFGRREEVHLVADGALAASYGGALEAAGFTVRLTTPEDAFVAGIKRLADTVGG; via the coding sequence ATGCCCAAGCCACTGATCGCGCTCGACTGGGGTACGACCCGCGCGCGTGCCTTCCTGATTTCGGAGACGGGAGAGGTGCTGCAGCGACGCATCGCGGATCAGGGCATCCAATCCATACCTGCCGGTGGTTATCCCGCGGCCTTCGAGGCTCTGGCCGGCGATTTCCGGCGGGCAGCGCCCGATGCCGCCATCGTGCTCGCCGGCATGGTCGGCAGCCGCAACGGCTGGATCGAGGCGCCCTATGTCGCCTGCCCCGCTTCGCCGGCCGAGATCGCAGCCGCCTCGATCCGTGCCGAACTCGACAGCTCCACCACCGCGACCATCCTGCCCGGCCTGAGCAACGACGACGGGGCTTTCGACGTGATGCGCGGCGAGGAGACGCTGATCGTCGGGCTCGGCCTGAGCGAGGGAATCGCCTGCCTGCCTGGCACCCATTCGAAATGGGCCGAGATCAAGGGCGGTCGCATCACCGGCTTCGCGAGCTTCATGACGGGCGAGGTCTACGGGCTGCTGCGCAACGGCTCGATCCTGGGCAGGCTGGCGGAGGAGCCATCGGACGACGATGCACGCGACGGCGCCGCGCGCGGCCGGGCAGCGGCCCGGCGGCCCGGCGGCGTGCTCAACACGGCCTTCGCGGCCCGGACCGAAATCCTGGCCGGCCGCATGCGCGGCGGCGAGGTCGGCCCCTACCTGTCGGCTTTGCTGGTCGGGCAGGAGATCGCCGGTGCGGAAGCGCTGTTCGGACGGCGGGAAGAGGTGCACCTCGTCGCCGACGGCGCGCTCGCCGCAAGCTATGGCGGCGCGCTGGAGGCCGCCGGCTTCACCGTCAGGCTGACGACGCCGGAGGATGCCTTCGTCGCGGGCATCAAGCGCCTCGCGGACACCGTCGGCGGGTGA
- a CDS encoding putative Aldose 1-epimerase (Evidence 3 : Putative function from multiple computational evidences; Product type e : enzyme) has translation MDAMLDLQAGGLMAEVIPEIGGIVSRLVWTGADGRRHDVLYPPSDRAPSTASPNFFGTWAMLPFANRAFDSAVDDGERRFQVAANDPAGTIHGFGWQSAWEVMRYDRGHAVIEHRRSDGPDPYRYRARQEISLDEAGMTIRLSVTNEADMALPFGMGHHPWFPCAADTRLVMRAAGALVFGEAFRATGQEAFVQGGPYADPHPFRSDEVTAWSFLGWDGQARIETPSTGLAVTLTASESLNCPVVWAPAGADFLCVEPQSHAIGAPSESAARIAAPLKRLRPGETLEGWLRIAPEAL, from the coding sequence GTGGACGCGATGCTGGATCTGCAAGCCGGAGGCCTGATGGCTGAGGTCATCCCCGAGATCGGCGGCATCGTTTCGCGGCTGGTCTGGACCGGAGCGGACGGGCGCCGGCACGATGTCCTCTATCCGCCGTCGGACCGTGCGCCCTCGACGGCCTCGCCGAATTTCTTCGGCACATGGGCGATGCTGCCTTTCGCCAACCGGGCCTTCGACAGCGCGGTCGACGATGGCGAGCGGCGATTTCAAGTGGCGGCCAACGATCCCGCCGGTACGATCCACGGTTTCGGCTGGCAATCCGCCTGGGAGGTCATGCGGTATGACCGCGGGCATGCCGTCATCGAGCATCGCCGCTCTGATGGCCCGGACCCCTATCGCTACCGCGCCCGGCAGGAAATCTCCCTCGACGAAGCTGGTATGACCATTCGGCTCTCGGTCACGAACGAGGCTGACATGGCACTACCCTTCGGCATGGGGCACCATCCCTGGTTTCCTTGCGCTGCCGATACCCGCCTCGTCATGCGCGCGGCCGGCGCGCTGGTTTTCGGCGAGGCCTTTCGCGCCACGGGGCAAGAAGCCTTCGTGCAGGGTGGCCCCTATGCCGATCCGCATCCATTCCGATCCGATGAGGTGACGGCCTGGAGCTTTCTCGGCTGGGACGGGCAGGCCCGGATCGAGACGCCGTCCACAGGGCTCGCCGTCACGCTGACGGCAAGCGAAAGCCTGAACTGCCCGGTCGTCTGGGCGCCGGCTGGGGCCGATTTCCTCTGCGTCGAGCCGCAAAGCCATGCGATCGGCGCCCCGAGCGAGTCGGCGGCGCGGATTGCGGCGCCGTTGAAGCGACTGCGGCCCGGCGAGACGCTGGAAGGTTGGCTCCGGATCGCGCCGGAAGCGCTTTAA
- a CDS encoding putative TadZ/CpaE, associated with Flp pilus assembly (Evidence 3 : Putative function from multiple computational evidences): MFDPLKGTASFAEGNERQGKSRGMLRRFRRSQNGAAAVEFGFVALPFFMLTWAIIETGLMFWTSQVLEESVTQASRTLLTGESRSIYTSSSAAANAAAFRQTVCARAQLKLIDCNKLAVDVRTYDSFAAANTGTAGSNPLAGGGLNTSGFSYSQPSSNQIVVVRAVLDYKLFLTAWASAELANIGGKGSGRRGLVASVAFRAEPF, encoded by the coding sequence ATGTTTGATCCGCTGAAAGGGACCGCCTCCTTCGCTGAAGGGAATGAGCGGCAAGGGAAAAGCCGGGGAATGCTCCGGCGTTTCAGGCGTTCTCAGAACGGAGCGGCGGCTGTCGAGTTCGGCTTCGTCGCGTTGCCGTTCTTCATGCTGACCTGGGCGATCATCGAGACCGGCTTGATGTTCTGGACCAGTCAGGTCCTCGAAGAATCGGTGACGCAGGCATCGCGCACTTTGCTCACCGGGGAATCCCGGAGCATCTACACATCCTCCAGCGCCGCCGCGAATGCCGCGGCTTTTCGCCAGACCGTGTGTGCGCGCGCGCAGTTGAAACTTATCGACTGCAACAAGCTTGCCGTGGATGTGCGAACCTATGACAGCTTCGCTGCAGCAAACACCGGCACGGCCGGCAGCAACCCTCTTGCGGGAGGGGGACTGAACACGAGCGGCTTCTCTTATAGCCAACCCAGCTCCAACCAGATCGTCGTCGTCCGGGCGGTGCTCGACTACAAGCTTTTCCTCACCGCCTGGGCTTCGGCGGAGCTCGCCAATATCGGCGGAAAAGGCTCTGGCCGGCGCGGCCTTGTCGCGAGCGTGGCCTTTCGGGCGGAGCCGTTCTAG
- a CDS encoding conserved hypothetical protein (Evidence 4 : Unknown function but conserved in other organisms) has protein sequence MRSRWLERSAVSHLSIWAMGVAGFAIAGSLASTQWFSQRSSAQAPRAAAATAEVTVPGPRQPVTLAVAADYRGHYIVHPSVENYRIKMMVDTGASIVALTAADARALGIKSDASSRKVVLNTANGAVTGFRTVLREIRLGDIVVRNVDAVVLPERALSMSLLGNSFLGKLQGYEVQTGRMVLRG, from the coding sequence ATGCGATCTCGTTGGCTGGAGAGGTCCGCGGTGTCGCATCTATCGATTTGGGCCATGGGCGTGGCCGGTTTCGCGATCGCAGGATCTCTCGCCTCCACGCAATGGTTCTCGCAACGCTCCAGTGCCCAGGCACCGCGCGCGGCGGCAGCCACCGCCGAGGTCACCGTCCCCGGTCCGCGCCAGCCCGTGACGCTCGCCGTGGCAGCCGATTATCGCGGCCACTACATCGTCCATCCGAGCGTCGAAAACTACCGCATCAAGATGATGGTCGACACCGGCGCCAGCATCGTCGCCCTGACGGCAGCCGACGCTCGGGCGCTCGGCATCAAATCGGATGCCAGCTCGCGCAAGGTCGTGCTGAACACCGCCAATGGCGCCGTCACCGGCTTCCGCACGGTCCTGCGCGAGATCCGCCTCGGCGATATCGTGGTGCGCAATGTCGATGCGGTGGTGTTGCCGGAGCGTGCCCTGTCGATGAGCCTGCTCGGCAACTCCTTCCTCGGCAAGCTTCAAGGCTACGAGGTTCAGACCGGCCGCATGGTCCTGCGCGGCTGA